A stretch of the Capsicum annuum cultivar UCD-10X-F1 chromosome 8, UCD10Xv1.1, whole genome shotgun sequence genome encodes the following:
- the LOC107840078 gene encoding root phototropism protein 3, which yields MWESESESVSGRDYVNGVHSTGKHGVKTDSFEQKGQSWYVATDIPSDLLVQIEDVTFHLHKYPLLSRSGKMNRIIYESRGEELSKICLDELPGGPEAFELAAKFCYGIAIDLSATNISGLRCAAEYLEMTEDLEEGNLIFKTEAFLSYVVLSSWRDSILVLKSCEKLSPWAENLQIVRRCSESIAWKACANPKGIKWQYTGKPAKVSSPSWNQMKDSSPSRNQQVPPDWWFEDVSILRIDHFVRVITAIKVKGMRHELIGASIMQYAAKWLPGLIKEGSGLSDNGSNISNSNGSSSWRGALHMIVVGSGEEVPSVQAKDQRMVVESLISILPQQKDSVSCSFLLRLLRMANMLKVAPALVTELEKRVGMQFEQATLADLLIPSYNKSETMYDIDLVQRLLEHFIVQEQTESSSPSRYPFSDKHMHDGSQRGTNINAKMRVARLVDSYLTEVSRDRNLSLTKFQVLAEALPDSARTCDDGLYRAIDSYLKAHPTLSEHERKRLCRVMDCQKLSVDACMHAAQNERLPLRVVVQVLFSEQVKISNAIANISLKEAGESHYQPLVSNRKSLLEATPQSFQEGWTAAKKDINTLKFELETVKTKYQELQTDMENLQKQFDRVAKPKQASAWTAGWKKLSKLTKTTNIETHDNGSQVANAEQTTKPPRRWRNSIS from the exons ATGTGGGAATCAGAAAGTGAGTCTGTTAGTGGAAGAGATTATGTCAATGGAGTTCACAGTACTGGCAAGCATGGAGTCAAGACTGATAGTTTTGAGCAAAAAGGACAGTCTTG GTATGTAGCAACTGATATCCCAAGTGACCTTTTAGTTCAAATTGAAGATGTAACTTTCCATTTGCATAAG TATCCTTTGCTTTCTAGAAGTGGAAAAATGAACAGAATCATATATGAATCAAGGGGTGAAGAATTGAGCAAGATATGTTTAGATGAGTTACCAGGTGGACCTGAGGCATTTGAGCTAGCAGCAAAGTTCTGCTATGGTATTGCTATTGATCTAAGTGCAACCAATATTTCTGGCCTAAGATGTGCAGCAGAGTATCTTGAAATGACTGAGGATTTGGAAGAAGGCAACCTTATATTCAAGACTGAAGCTTTTCTCAGCTATGTGGTTTTATCTTCATGGAGAGACTCCATACTGGTGCTAAAGAGCTGTGAAAAGCTATCGCCATGGGCTGAAAACCTACAAATCGTTCGAAGATGCAGCGAGTCCATCGCATGGAAAGCTTGTGCTAATCCAAAAGGCATAAAATGGCAATACACAGGCAAGCCTGCGAAGGTTTCTAGTCCGAGTTGGAATCAAATGAAGGACTCCAGCCCGAGTAGGAACCAGCAAGTACCGCCTGATTGGTGGTTTGAAGATGTTTCAATTCTCAGGATTGATCACTTTGTGAGAGTGATTACTGCAATCAAGGTGAAGGGTATGAGGCATGAACTGATAGGTGCTTCAATTATGCAGTATGCAGCTAAATGGTTGCCAGGtttaatcaaagaaggatcaGGATTGTCGGATAATGGCAGCAATATCAGTAATAGCAATGGCAGCAGCAGTTGGAGAGGGGCCCTCCATATGATAGTAGTGGGATCAGGAGAAGAAGTACCAAGTGTTCAGGCCAAAGATCAAAGAATGGTTGTTGAAAGCCTAATTAGCATACTCCCACAACAGAAGGACAGTGTCTCGTGTAGCTTCCTTCTTCGACTATTGAGAATGGCAAACATGCTGAAAGTCGCTCCAGCTTTGGTAACAGAACTGGAGAAACGCGTAGGAATGCAGTTTGAGCAGGCTACATTGGCTGATCTCCTCATACCATCTTATAATAAAAGTGAAACCATGTACGACATTGATCTTGTGCAGAGGCTTTTGGAACATTTCATAGTTCAAGAGCAGACAGAAAGTTCAAGTCCTAGTAGATATCCATTCTCCGATAAACATATGCACGATGGAAGTCAAAGGGGTACAAATATAAATGCCAAGATGAGGGTGGCAAGGCTAGTAGACAGTTACCTAACAGAAGTATCCAGAGATAGAAATCTTTCTTTGACAAAGTTTCAGGTCTTGGCAGAGGCTTTGCCAGATTCAGCAAGAACTTGCGATGATGGACTTTATCGAGCAATTGATTCCTATCTTAAG GCCCATCCAACGCTCTCAGAACATGAAAGAAAGAGACTTTGCAGGGTGATGGATTGCCAGAAACTCTCTGTCGATGCCTGCATGCACGCTGCTCAGAACGAAAGGCTCCCACTACGAGTCGTGGTGCAAGTTCTCTTCTCCGAGCAGGTGAAGATAAGCAATGCAATAGCTAATATTTCTCTCAAAGAAGCAGGGGAATCTCATTATCAACCTCTGGTATCAAACCGTAAGTCATTGCTTGAAGCAACGCCACAATCATTTCAAGAGGGATGGACAGCAGCCAAGAAGGACATCAACACTCTTAAGTTTGAACTAGAGACTGTGAAGACTAAGTATCAGGAACTCCAAACTGATATGGAGAACTTACAGAAACAGTTCGATAGGGTTGCAAAGCCAAAACAAGCCTCAGCCTGGACCGCAGGGTGGAAAAAGTTAAGCAAGCTCACCAAAACGACAAATATAGAAACACATGACAACGGTAGTCAGGTCGCAAACGCTGAACAGACCACGAAGCCACCTAGAAGGTGGAGAAATTCCATTTCCTGA
- the LOC107840079 gene encoding transcription factor bHLH143 gives MVTTRKLQYYLQDPAWTSPNLNYATTLLQPGHHLGVPTLYTPAISAANAVSPGLSYFVPCLPNSKAAQQNEVNWLPSLAPTKNEYPSDTKLFLPHSTGFKSPPTDASVNSQKRFLICDQSGNQTRFFFSQGRPPENENTTPKEMFGVYGVHQNENLNAVVEQRSHVKPLIEEKLDGSCVNGEESNTHEDTDEINALLYSSDGIEGDEDDYVCGETEDDEVTSTDRSPCANQGCCGCGKHEQLSAELTEQVASSDGTCKRQRLLDGGYKKSSSIESRWPNDNEDDVESRCLRGSLPPSGKDTASNLSTRERKVKIRGTLRVLQSLIPGIKSKDPLLVIDEAIDYLKSLRGKAKASGVDLSREYPPDSC, from the coding sequence ATGGTAACAACCCGCAAGCTCCAATATTACCTGCAGGATCCTGCATGGACTTCTCCGAATTTGAATTATGCCACTACACTCCTACAACCTGGGCATCACCTTGGTGTTCCAACTCTGTATACCCCTGCCATATCTGCTGCAAATGCAGTTTCTCCTGGGCTTTCGTATTTTGTTCCCTGTTTGCCTAATTCTAAGGCAGCCCAGCAGAATGAGGTCAATTGGCTGCCAAGCTTAGCTCCCACCAAAAATGAGTATCCAAGTGATACTAAACTCTTTCTTCCTCACTCGACTGGGTTTAAGTCGCCACCAACTGATGCATCTGTAAATTCTCAGAAGAGGTTCCTTATTTGTGATCAATCTGGGAATCAAACAAGATTCTTCTTTAGTCAAGGTCGTCCTCCTGAAAATGAAAACACTACACCAAAAGAAATGTTTGGTGTTTATGGTGTGCATCAAAACGAGAACCTGAATGCTGTAGTAGAGCAGCGATCTCATGTGAAGCCCCTTATTGAAGAGAAATTGGATGGAAGTTGTGTAAATGGTGAAGAGAGTAATACGCATGAAGACACAGACGAAATCAATGCCTTGCTTTACTCTTCTGATGGCATTGAAGGGGACGAAGATGATTATGTCTGTGGTGAGACTGAGGATGATGAAGTAACTAGCACGGATCGCTCTCCTTGCGCAAACCAAGGGTGCTGCGGCTGCGGTAAGCATGAGCAACTGTCTGCGGAGCTTACAGAACAAGTTGCCAGTTCTGATGGCACATGCAAAAGGCAAAGATTGCTAGATGGTGGGTACAAGAAATCATCATCCATAGAATCTAGATGGCCCAATGATAACGAGGATGACGTGGAATCAAGATGTCTTAGAGGCTCTCTTCCTCCTAGTGGGAAGGATACGGCTTCCAATTTGAGCACTAGGGAAAGGAAAGTCAAAATTCGTGGGACTTTGAGAGTTCTTCAGAGCTTGATTCCTGGGATTAAGAGTAAGGATCCATTGTTGGTTATTGATGAAGCGATCGATTACTTGAAGTCTTTAAGGGGTAAAGCCAAAGCCTCAGGAGTTGATCTCTCTCGAGAGTATCCCCCAGACTCTTGTTAA